The DNA region CAACTTTTTTGGCTATTTTTAACAGCGCATTCCAATCGGCAGAGCCGCTGAAACCCTGCAATGCAGTCCGTGGATGAATCGTAACGAACACAACACCAAGGCGCTTGAAGGATTCGAGCAATCTAATTATGCCATCGATATCAGGATGTTCAAACCCAATGCGCATTTTTACTGAAACCGGCAATTTTGCCCCCATAGCTGCCTCGACGATTTCGGAAGCCAGTTGTGGAGTCTCAAGAAGCGCAGCACCGGCTCCTTTCCTTATCACTTTTCGCACAGGGCAACCCATGTTGATGTCAATAAGATCAAATCCAAGCTCAGCAACCATGATGGATGCTTTTGCTATTAGTTCTGGTTTTGAGCCAAAAAGCTGAGCACCTATTGGTCTTTCCGATTCGTGAAATACAAGATAACGAAGGGAACGCTTGTAAGAGTATACTATTCCGTCGGCAGAAATCATTTCCGTAAAAACGATGTCCGCGCCGAATTTTCTGGCATAGCGGCGATAAACAGTATCGGTGTATCCAGCCATTGGCGCCGCAAAAAGCCATTTTCTATTCTCAGGCAGACCAAGCGTTGTCGGGCTATAGGTATTCACACGAAAATTTACACATAAAACTTGCTCGTGGAAAGTCGTAACTTATGGTATGCCTAATATTTCAAAAAGTGCGCAAGAATGGGATAATGGCACGATATAGAGCTTTTCACTTCTTGACTTTACATAGTGGTAGGTTATTTTTCCTAAAAAGAAAATCACAGGAGAACGCTATGGATACATTCGGTCAACTTCTGCGC from bacterium includes:
- a CDS encoding tRNA-dihydrouridine synthase, which encodes MNTYSPTTLGLPENRKWLFAAPMAGYTDTVYRRYARKFGADIVFTEMISADGIVYSYKRSLRYLVFHESERPIGAQLFGSKPELIAKASIMVAELGFDLIDINMGCPVRKVIRKGAGAALLETPQLASEIVEAAMGAKLPVSVKMRIGFEHPDIDGIIRLLESFKRLGVVFVTIHPRTALQGFSGSADWNALLKIAKKVDIPIVGNGDIFSVDDLRARLTDEVRGVAIARGAIANFQLFSQLRDYLEGREPESASLAERIETFINFVHDEIALRGERQGLAFLRKFFVHLVRGIPGARRLRAKLVTETKLEEVIEILRKIAENTKINAQYFVD